A genomic region of Streptomyces diastaticus subsp. diastaticus contains the following coding sequences:
- a CDS encoding acetyl-CoA C-acetyltransferase, which yields MTGTQSTTSVIVAGARTPMGRLLGSLKSFSGADLGSFAIKAALDRAGIGGDQVQYVIMGQVLTAGAGQIPARQAAVKAGIPMNVPALTINKVCLSGLDAIALADQLIRAGEFDVVVAGGQESMTNAPHLLPKSREGYKYGAVEMLDAMAHDGLTDSFENIAMGESTEKHNTRLGIARPEQDEIAALSHQRAAAAQKNGVFEAEITPVEIPQRKGDAVVFAKDEGIRAETTAESLGKLRPAFAKDGTITAGSSSQISDGAAAVVVMSKAKAEELGLEWIAEIGAHGNVSGPDNSLQSQPSNAIAHALKKDGLTVGDLDVIEINEAFAAVAVQSMKDLGVTSDKVNVNGGAIALGHPIGMSGARLVLHLALELKRRGGGTGAAALCGGGGQGDALIVRVPRS from the coding sequence ATGACTGGAACCCAGAGCACCACCTCCGTGATCGTCGCCGGCGCGCGTACGCCCATGGGGCGGCTCCTCGGCTCGCTCAAGTCCTTCTCCGGCGCCGACCTCGGCTCGTTCGCGATCAAGGCCGCCCTGGACCGGGCCGGGATCGGCGGCGACCAGGTCCAGTACGTGATCATGGGCCAGGTGCTGACGGCCGGCGCCGGCCAGATCCCCGCCCGCCAGGCCGCCGTCAAGGCCGGCATCCCCATGAACGTGCCCGCGCTCACCATCAACAAGGTGTGCCTCTCGGGCCTGGACGCCATCGCCCTGGCCGACCAGCTGATCCGCGCCGGGGAGTTCGACGTGGTGGTCGCGGGCGGTCAGGAGTCCATGACCAACGCCCCGCACCTGCTGCCCAAGTCCCGCGAGGGCTACAAGTACGGCGCCGTCGAGATGCTCGACGCGATGGCCCACGACGGGCTCACCGACTCCTTCGAGAACATCGCGATGGGCGAGTCCACCGAGAAGCACAACACCCGCCTCGGCATCGCCCGCCCCGAACAGGACGAGATCGCCGCCCTCTCCCACCAGCGCGCCGCCGCCGCGCAGAAGAACGGCGTCTTCGAGGCCGAGATCACCCCGGTGGAGATCCCGCAGCGCAAGGGCGACGCGGTCGTCTTCGCCAAGGACGAGGGCATCCGCGCGGAGACCACCGCCGAGTCGCTCGGCAAGCTGCGCCCCGCCTTCGCCAAGGACGGCACCATCACCGCGGGCTCCTCCTCGCAGATCTCCGACGGCGCCGCCGCCGTGGTGGTCATGAGCAAGGCCAAGGCCGAGGAGCTGGGTCTGGAGTGGATCGCCGAGATCGGCGCCCACGGTAATGTCTCCGGCCCCGACAACTCCCTCCAGTCGCAGCCCTCCAACGCCATCGCGCACGCGCTGAAGAAGGACGGCCTGACCGTCGGGGACCTCGACGTCATCGAGATCAACGAGGCGTTCGCCGCCGTCGCCGTCCAGTCCATGAAGGACCTCGGGGTCACCTCCGACAAGGTCAACGTCAACGGCGGCGCCATCGCGCTCGGCCACCCCATCGGCATGTCCGGCGCCCGCCTCGTCCTCCACCTCGCGCTGGAGCTGAAGCGGCGCGGCGGCGGTACCGGCGCGGCCGCCCTGTGCGGCGGCGGCGGCCAGGGCGACGCCCTGATCGTCCGCGTCCCCAGGAGCTGA
- the mce gene encoding methylmalonyl-CoA epimerase yields the protein MLTRIDHIGIACHDLDATVEFYRSTYGFEVFHTEVNEEQGVREAMLKINETSDGGASYLQLLEPTREDSAVGKWLAKNGEGVHHLAFGTADVDQDAADIREKGVRVLYDEPRKGSMGSRITFLHPKDCHGVLTELVTSAPEESAEH from the coding sequence ATGCTGACGCGTATCGACCACATCGGAATCGCCTGCCACGACCTCGACGCCACCGTCGAGTTCTACCGCTCCACCTACGGCTTCGAGGTGTTCCACACCGAGGTCAACGAGGAACAGGGCGTGCGGGAGGCCATGCTGAAGATCAACGAGACCTCCGACGGGGGTGCCTCCTACCTCCAGCTCCTGGAGCCCACCCGCGAGGACTCGGCGGTCGGCAAGTGGCTGGCCAAGAACGGCGAGGGGGTGCACCACCTCGCCTTCGGCACCGCCGACGTCGACCAGGACGCCGCGGACATCCGCGAGAAGGGCGTCCGGGTGCTCTACGACGAGCCCCGCAAGGGCTCCATGGGCTCCCGGATCACCTTCCTGCACCCCAAGGACTGCCACGGGGTACTGACCGAACTCGTCACCTCCGCACCCGAGGAGTCGGCGGAGCACTGA
- the scy gene encoding polarized growth protein Scy yields MRGYEGQERHRADDHLSRFEAEMDRLKTDREKAVQHAEDLGYQVEVLRAKLHEARRALATRPHSYDTADLGYQAEQMLRNAQAQADQMRGDAERELREVRSQTQRILQEHAEQQARLQAELHTEAVNRRQQLDQELAERRATVESHVNENVAWAEQLRARSESQAQRLLDESRAQAEQSLAAARAEAQRLTEEARRRLGEEAENARAEAEALLRRARADAERMLNAASQQAQEATDHAEQLRTSTATETDQAHRRSAELTRAAEQRMSEADAALREATSRSEKLVAEAEAAAAKRMAAAEAAGEQRTKTAREQVARLVEEATKEAEAVRAEAEELRRRAVAEAEKARAEATEKARAAAAEDSAAALAKAARTAEEVLQKASKDAEETRRSASEEAERLRSEAESEADRLRAEAHDLAEELKGAAKDDTKEYRAKTVELQEEARRLRGEAEQLRAEAVAEGERIRSEARREALQQIEESAGTAEELLTRAREDAAEAREAGEADGERTRTESAERAAALRKQADEALERARTEAARLGEEAEEAAARTREEADQAARELREETEEAVRARREEADAELVRLREEAEQRVVSAEEALTGARAEAARLRKEAAEEAERTRTEAAERARTLSDQAVEEAEALTATAAEEAAASRAEGEAAAVRLRAEASEEAERLKAEAQEAADKLRAEAASAAERTETEATEALERAQEEAARRRRSAEEALESARAEAGQERERAREQSEELLASARKRVEEAEAEAARLVEEADRRASELVSAAEATAQQVRDAVSGLQEQAQEEIAGLRSAAEHAAERTRTEAQEEADRVRSDAHAERERAAQDAARLRAEAAEELETARSLAESAVAEATAESEKLRADAGSYAQRLRSEASEALASAESDAAKTRAEARQDANRMRTEAAEQADRLVSQAAEEAESLGARSTEEAERLGAEARAEAERTVTEAAGEAERLRAEAARAVAAAEERAASAREEAERVESQALAAAEELTSQARAEADRTLDEARADANKRRSEAAEQVDRLLSETAAEAEKLTTEAQQAALKATTEAEARADSMVGAARAEAERLVAEATVEGNGLVERARTDADELLVGARRDATAIRERAEELRERVTTEIEELHDRARRESSEAMRTAGERCDALVKAAEEQEAKARADAKELLAEAGSEAGKVRIAAVRKAEGLLKEAEQKKAELVREAEQVKREAEEEAERVVAEGQRELEVLMRRRADINQEISRVQDVLEALEGFESQPAGKAAPNGSGGSVKAGASAGGSRSGGKQGEN; encoded by the coding sequence GTGCGGGGCTACGAAGGCCAGGAGCGCCACCGAGCTGACGACCACCTCTCTCGGTTCGAAGCCGAGATGGACCGGCTGAAGACCGACCGGGAGAAGGCCGTTCAGCACGCCGAGGACCTCGGCTACCAGGTCGAGGTTCTGCGTGCCAAGCTGCACGAGGCCCGACGGGCGCTGGCGACGCGTCCCCACTCCTACGACACCGCGGACCTCGGCTACCAGGCCGAGCAGATGCTGCGGAACGCCCAGGCCCAGGCCGACCAGATGCGCGGCGACGCCGAGCGCGAGCTGCGCGAGGTCCGCTCCCAGACCCAGCGCATCCTCCAGGAGCACGCCGAGCAGCAGGCCCGCCTCCAGGCGGAGCTGCACACCGAGGCGGTCAACCGGCGCCAGCAGCTCGACCAGGAGCTGGCCGAGCGCCGCGCCACCGTCGAGTCCCACGTCAACGAGAACGTCGCCTGGGCCGAGCAGTTGCGGGCCCGTTCCGAGTCACAGGCCCAGCGGCTGCTGGACGAGTCCCGCGCGCAGGCGGAGCAGTCCCTCGCGGCGGCCCGCGCCGAGGCCCAGCGGCTCACCGAGGAGGCCCGCCGGCGGCTCGGTGAGGAGGCGGAGAACGCCCGGGCGGAGGCGGAGGCACTGCTGCGCCGGGCCCGCGCCGACGCGGAGCGGATGCTGAACGCCGCCTCCCAGCAGGCGCAGGAGGCCACCGACCACGCCGAGCAGCTGCGTACCTCGACGGCCACCGAGACCGACCAGGCGCACCGCCGGTCGGCGGAGCTGACCCGGGCCGCCGAGCAGCGGATGTCGGAGGCGGACGCGGCGCTGCGCGAGGCGACCTCGCGCTCCGAGAAGCTGGTGGCCGAGGCGGAGGCCGCCGCGGCCAAGCGGATGGCGGCCGCCGAGGCCGCCGGTGAGCAGCGGACGAAGACGGCGCGGGAGCAGGTGGCCCGGCTGGTCGAGGAGGCCACCAAGGAGGCCGAGGCGGTCCGCGCCGAGGCCGAGGAGCTGCGCCGGCGCGCGGTCGCCGAGGCCGAGAAGGCGCGTGCGGAGGCGACCGAGAAGGCCCGTGCCGCGGCGGCCGAGGACTCCGCGGCGGCGCTGGCGAAGGCGGCCAGGACCGCCGAGGAGGTGCTCCAGAAGGCGTCGAAGGACGCGGAGGAGACCCGGCGGTCGGCCTCCGAGGAGGCCGAGCGGCTGCGCTCGGAGGCGGAGTCGGAGGCGGACCGGCTGCGGGCCGAGGCGCACGACCTCGCCGAGGAGCTGAAGGGCGCCGCCAAGGACGACACCAAGGAGTACCGCGCCAAGACCGTCGAGCTCCAGGAGGAGGCCCGGCGGCTGCGCGGCGAGGCCGAGCAGTTGCGTGCCGAGGCGGTCGCCGAGGGCGAGCGCATCCGGTCCGAGGCGCGCCGCGAGGCCCTCCAGCAGATCGAGGAGTCGGCCGGCACCGCCGAGGAGCTGCTGACCAGGGCCCGCGAGGACGCCGCCGAGGCCCGGGAGGCCGGCGAGGCGGACGGCGAGCGGACCCGGACGGAGTCGGCGGAGCGGGCGGCCGCGCTGCGCAAGCAGGCCGACGAGGCGCTGGAGCGGGCCCGCACGGAGGCGGCCAGGCTGGGCGAGGAGGCCGAGGAGGCCGCCGCCCGGACCCGCGAGGAGGCCGATCAGGCCGCGCGGGAGCTGCGCGAGGAGACCGAGGAGGCGGTGCGGGCCCGTCGCGAGGAGGCCGACGCCGAACTGGTGCGGCTCCGCGAGGAGGCCGAGCAGCGGGTCGTCTCGGCCGAGGAGGCGCTGACCGGGGCACGCGCCGAGGCGGCCCGGCTCCGCAAGGAGGCCGCCGAGGAGGCGGAGCGCACCCGCACGGAGGCGGCCGAGCGTGCCCGGACCCTCAGCGACCAGGCGGTCGAGGAGGCCGAGGCGCTGACGGCGACCGCGGCCGAGGAGGCGGCGGCGTCCCGCGCCGAGGGCGAGGCGGCCGCGGTGCGCCTGCGCGCCGAGGCGTCCGAGGAGGCCGAGCGGCTGAAGGCCGAGGCCCAGGAGGCCGCCGACAAGCTGCGCGCGGAGGCCGCGAGCGCGGCGGAGCGCACGGAGACGGAGGCCACCGAGGCGCTGGAGCGGGCTCAGGAGGAGGCGGCCCGCAGGCGGCGTTCGGCCGAGGAGGCGCTGGAGTCGGCGCGTGCCGAGGCCGGGCAGGAGCGCGAGCGGGCCCGGGAGCAGTCCGAGGAGCTGCTGGCCTCGGCGCGCAAGCGGGTCGAGGAGGCGGAGGCCGAGGCGGCGCGGCTGGTCGAGGAGGCGGACCGGCGGGCCAGCGAACTGGTGTCGGCCGCCGAGGCGACCGCCCAGCAGGTCCGGGACGCCGTCTCGGGTCTCCAGGAGCAGGCGCAGGAGGAGATCGCCGGGCTGCGGTCGGCGGCGGAGCACGCCGCGGAGCGCACCCGTACCGAGGCGCAGGAGGAGGCGGACCGGGTCCGTTCCGACGCGCACGCGGAGCGCGAGCGGGCCGCCCAGGACGCGGCACGGCTGCGCGCGGAGGCGGCCGAGGAGCTGGAGACGGCGCGTTCGCTGGCCGAGTCGGCGGTCGCCGAGGCGACGGCGGAGTCGGAGAAGCTGCGCGCGGACGCCGGGAGTTACGCCCAGCGGCTGCGGTCGGAGGCGTCGGAGGCGCTGGCCTCTGCCGAGTCGGACGCCGCGAAGACGCGGGCCGAGGCCCGTCAGGACGCCAACCGGATGCGTACCGAGGCGGCCGAGCAGGCCGACCGGCTGGTCTCCCAGGCGGCCGAGGAGGCCGAGTCGCTGGGGGCGCGTTCCACCGAGGAGGCGGAGCGGCTCGGGGCCGAGGCGCGGGCCGAGGCCGAGCGGACGGTGACCGAGGCCGCCGGCGAGGCGGAGCGGCTGCGGGCCGAGGCGGCGCGCGCGGTGGCGGCGGCCGAGGAGCGGGCCGCCTCGGCCCGCGAGGAGGCGGAGCGGGTCGAGTCGCAGGCGCTGGCGGCGGCCGAGGAGCTGACCTCACAGGCGCGCGCCGAGGCGGACCGGACGCTGGACGAGGCGCGGGCCGACGCCAACAAGCGGCGCTCGGAGGCGGCCGAGCAGGTCGACCGGCTGCTGAGCGAGACCGCGGCCGAGGCGGAGAAGCTGACCACCGAGGCCCAGCAGGCGGCGCTGAAGGCGACGACGGAGGCCGAGGCGCGGGCCGACTCGATGGTGGGCGCGGCCCGCGCGGAGGCCGAGCGGCTCGTCGCCGAGGCCACCGTGGAGGGCAACGGCCTGGTGGAGCGGGCCCGTACCGACGCCGACGAACTGCTGGTGGGCGCCCGCCGGGACGCCACGGCGATCCGTGAGCGCGCCGAGGAGCTGCGCGAGCGGGTCACCACGGAGATCGAGGAACTGCACGACCGGGCCCGCCGCGAGTCCTCGGAGGCGATGCGCACCGCGGGCGAGCGGTGCGACGCGCTGGTCAAGGCGGCCGAGGAGCAGGAGGCGAAGGCCCGGGCCGATGCCAAGGAGCTGCTGGCGGAGGCCGGTTCGGAGGCCGGCAAGGTCCGGATCGCCGCGGTGCGCAAGGCCGAGGGGCTGCTCAAGGAGGCCGAGCAGAAGAAGGCCGAGCTGGTCCGCGAGGCGGAGCAGGTCAAGCGGGAGGCCGAGGAGGAGGCCGAGCGGGTCGTCGCCGAGGGCCAGCGCGAGCTGGAGGTGCTGATGCGCCGTCGGGCCGACATCAACCAGGAGATCTCCCGCGTCCAGGACGTGCTGGAGGCCTTGGAGGGCTTCGAGTCCCAGCCGGCCGGCAAGGCCGCTCCGAACGGTTCCGGAGGGAGCGTCAAGGCCGGTGCCTCGGCGGGCGGTTCTCGTTCGGGTGGCAAACAGGGCGAGAACTGA